The following proteins are co-located in the Pomacea canaliculata isolate SZHN2017 linkage group LG10, ASM307304v1, whole genome shotgun sequence genome:
- the LOC112573883 gene encoding coiled-coil and C2 domain-containing protein 1-like isoform X2: MFGKKPKQESGNPPRRKGADLMNQMGFGGMEDMDAMVYGGDDDDDDLEAELAALTGDVSESKKVSPKKKGPVDLSVIESMAAKSMQDIDNEDMSDTEDPDLMAELEELSDDESSPPVASTSQPATSRLAPAAGMTSQDRPQVLRVSPSPSPSQSQGLSGVDQLTLVQDRITMYQKAQETARAVGDDLKQRRLDRGLKALTDILRKVKAGKTVSEEEIPPPVAITAGGGSNTPSPAASTPSPTHPGASEPKPSSGHPARPAVQDVSGCSHIETSSSSISDNKTREVLESRRDQYRHAALAAKKAGDLVTATKYVKTAKQFDMVMEALDQGKPVDLSSMPPPPPSLCASGTSPALEVRVQRSAVQGTGEKDSTASEEIELPAEPTEEESKRLFQAPDAPKTVIEALVQRLEKYRSAEDSAKTAGDSGKARRMGRIVKQYEDAIKAHKAGRAVDFDELPTPPGFGPIPKDLGPSPSKRETPPSVAAPAAGAKTLPAPPRPAPKPPIDAGKQVPTVIPATSSASGASAAQPLSRSGPARKSTNSRQEQQLSFLRERQEEFRTAALQAKRNNDIELAKHHMRMMKGLEPMIEALEAGLPVDLSQVPPSPLADEDNEDKYVVVTAADCTPTGDRQEVFAQLEQDLLSQIRTCATNAQHFTKLGDVPAASKFQKLEQGCRKDLDSLKSALRHGDPVPKFHYETRSFSVVQCNTDLGDSDMEVSIIRGISYNLPSGFSEKDMDTAVKYEFAFPSAEEAQTGHTQTIKNTINPEYGEVFKLQINRKSRGFARVIERKGMKFDVFIKRGFFKGDKVLGTTTVKLNILETKCTLHDSFDLMEGRKTVGGKLEVKIRVRDPFKSRQVDEVKEKWLVIDQFIKTTGSKSQITPATSGEQKSKLCSIA; the protein is encoded by the exons ATGTTTGGTAAGAAACCCAAACAAGAATCTGGAAATCCTCCACGAAGAAAAGGAGCTGATCTAATGAATCAA ATGGGATTTGGAGGTATGGAGGACATGGATGCAATGGTctatggtggtgatgatgatgatgatgatcttgaAGCTGAATTAGCAGCTCTTACTGGAGATGTTTCAGAGTCAAAAAAAGTTTCACCAAAGAAAAAGG GACCAGTTGATCTGTCAGTCATTGAGAGTATGGCTGCTAAGAGTATGCAAGACATTGACAATGAAGACATGTCTGACACAGAAGACCCTGATCTAATG GCAGAACTTGAAGAGCTATCTGATGATGAATCTTCGCCACCTGTTGCCTCCACCTCCCAGCCTGCAACTAGCAGGCTAGCTCCAGCAGCGGGAATGACTAGTCAGGACCGTCCACAGGTATTAAGGGTGTCACCAAGCCCTTCCCCATCACAATCACAGGGTTTGAGTGGAGTTGATCAGTTGACGTTGGTGCAAGATCGGATTACTATGTACCAGAAAGCTCAGGAAACTGCACGTGCTGTTGGTGATGACTTAAAACAAAGACGTTTGGACCGTGGTCTAAAG GCGCTGACAGATATTCTTCGTAAAGTAAAGGCTGGCAAGACAGTTAGTGAAGAGGAAATTCCCCCACCAGTTGCTATCACTGCTGGCGGTGGCAGTAACACACCCTCCCCAGCAGCATCCACTCCTAGCCCCACACACCCTGGAGCAA GTGAACCAAAGCCTTCCTCTGGTCATCCTGCTAGGCCTGCTGTTCAGGATGTATCTGGCTGCTCACATATAGAAACCAGTTCTTCATCCATCAGTG ATAATAAAACTCGTGAGGTTTTAGAGTCTCGAAGAGACCAGTATCGACATGCAGCACTGGCTGCCAAGAAAGCTGGCGACCTAGTTACAGcaacaaaatatgttaaaactGCCAAG CAATTTGACATGGTCATGGAAGCGCTTGACCAAGGGAAACCAGTGGACTTGTCTAGCATGCCACCGCCACCTCCttctctttgtgcatcag GAACATCCCCTGCACTAGAGGTCAGAGTTCAAAGGTCTGCTGTTCAAGGGACAGGAGAAAAGGACAGCACAGCCTCAGAGGAAATAGAACTGCCAGCAGAACCTACTGAAGAGG AGTCCAAACGCCTGTTTCAAGCTCCAGATGCTCCGAAGACAGTCATAGAGGCCTTGGTGCAACGTCTAGAGAAGTACAGAAGTGCTGAGGACAGTGCTAAGACTGCTGGGGACAGTGGCAAGGCACGCAGGATGGGACGCATTGTCAAG CAATATGAAGATGCTATAAAAGCACATAAGGCTGGTCGTGCTGTTGACTTTGACGAGCTACCCACGCCTCCAG GATTTGGTCCAATCCCTAAAGACTTGGGGCCTTCTCCTTCCAAGCGTGAAACCCCTCCTTCTGTTGCTGCACCAGCAGCAGGTGCAAAAACTCTACCAGCTCCTCCTCGGCCAGCTCCAAAGCCTCCTATCGATGCTGGAAAGCAGGTGCCAACAGTCATACCTGCCACATCTTCTGCTTCTGGGGCATCCGCTGCTCAACCTCTATCTAGATCAGGAC CTGCTCGTAAGAGCACAAACTCGCGACAAGAACAGCAGTTGTCTTTCTTGCGAGAACGCCAAGAGGAGTTTCGCACTGCTGCTTTGcaagcaaaaagaaacaatgacatTGAACTTGCAAAACATCATATGCGCATGATGAAG GGACTAGAACCCATGATTGAAGCTCTGGAGGCAGGGTTGCCTGTTGATCTCTCCCAG GTTCCACCATCTCCCTTGGCTGATGAAGATAATGAAGACAAGTATGTTGTAGTGACAGCAGCAGACTGTACACCAACTGGTGACCGACAGGAGGTGTTTGCTCAACTGGAGCAAGACTTGCTCAGTCAGATAAGG ACATGTGCTACAAATGCCCAGCATTTTACAAAACTTGGAGATGTTCCTGCAGCATCAAA ATTTCAGAAATTGGAGCAGGGATGTCGTAAGGATCTAGATTCACTGAAAAGTGCCCTTCGTCATGGTGACCCAGTTCCTAAATTTCACTATGAGACCAGAAGTTTTTCTGTAGTTCa gtGTAACACAGATTTGGGAGATAGTGACATGGAAGTAAGCATCATCAGAGGAATTTCTTACAACCTTCCATCAG GTTTCAGTGAAAAGGATATGGATACTGCTGTCAAATACGAGTTTGCATTTCCATCTGCT GAAGAGGCTCAAACAGGACATACGCagaccattaaaaacacaatcAATCCAG AGTATGGTGAGGTCTTCAAACTTCAGATTAATCGCAAGTCACGGGGTTTTGCCAGAGTGATAGAAAGGAAAGGAATGAAGTTTGATGTCTTCATCAAGAG AGGATTCTTCAAAGGAGACAAGGTATTGGGGACTACAACTGTGAAGCTtaatattttggaaacaaaatgtaCTCTGCATGACAGTTTTGAT TTGATGGAAGGTCGTAAAACTGTTGGGGGCAAACTAGAAGTAAAAATCCGTGTCCGAGATCCTTTCAAGAGTCGACAAGTGGATGAAGTCAAAGAGAAATGGCTGGTCATTGACCAGTTTATAAAGACAACAGGATCAAAG AGTCAAATAACTCCAGCCACATCTGGG GAGCAAAAAAGTAAATT GTGTTCCATAGCATGA
- the LOC112573883 gene encoding coiled-coil and C2 domain-containing protein 1-like isoform X1 — MFGKKPKQESGNPPRRKGADLMNQMGFGGMEDMDAMVYGGDDDDDDLEAELAALTGDVSESKKVSPKKKGPVDLSVIESMAAKSMQDIDNEDMSDTEDPDLMAELEELSDDESSPPVASTSQPATSRLAPAAGMTSQDRPQVLRVSPSPSPSQSQGLSGVDQLTLVQDRITMYQKAQETARAVGDDLKQRRLDRGLKALTDILRKVKAGKTVSEEEIPPPVAITAGGGSNTPSPAASTPSPTHPGASEPKPSSGHPARPAVQDVSGCSHIETSSSSISDNKTREVLESRRDQYRHAALAAKKAGDLVTATKYVKTAKQFDMVMEALDQGKPVDLSSMPPPPPSLCASGTSPALEVRVQRSAVQGTGEKDSTASEEIELPAEPTEEESKRLFQAPDAPKTVIEALVQRLEKYRSAEDSAKTAGDSGKARRMGRIVKQYEDAIKAHKAGRAVDFDELPTPPGFGPIPKDLGPSPSKRETPPSVAAPAAGAKTLPAPPRPAPKPPIDAGKQVPTVIPATSSASGASAAQPLSRSGPARKSTNSRQEQQLSFLRERQEEFRTAALQAKRNNDIELAKHHMRMMKGLEPMIEALEAGLPVDLSQVPPSPLADEDNEDKYVVVTAADCTPTGDRQEVFAQLEQDLLSQIRTCATNAQHFTKLGDVPAASKFQKLEQGCRKDLDSLKSALRHGDPVPKFHYETRSFSVVQCNTDLGDSDMEVSIIRGISYNLPSGFSEKDMDTAVKYEFAFPSAEEAQTGHTQTIKNTINPEYGEVFKLQINRKSRGFARVIERKGMKFDVFIKRGFFKGDKVLGTTTVKLNILETKCTLHDSFDLMEGRKTVGGKLEVKIRVRDPFKSRQVDEVKEKWLVIDQFIKTTGSKSQITPATSGEQKSKLEGTMCMEVLRYEGQMLDKQISYLKDSLSAIQIQTLRHKRVLLEEKLELQQKHLREGGKAAFSEYIAVVEKEAAAFEVEARQLVKIGDTQKAEVMMNKHKLAKKELTAIKTKFPDLT; from the exons ATGTTTGGTAAGAAACCCAAACAAGAATCTGGAAATCCTCCACGAAGAAAAGGAGCTGATCTAATGAATCAA ATGGGATTTGGAGGTATGGAGGACATGGATGCAATGGTctatggtggtgatgatgatgatgatgatcttgaAGCTGAATTAGCAGCTCTTACTGGAGATGTTTCAGAGTCAAAAAAAGTTTCACCAAAGAAAAAGG GACCAGTTGATCTGTCAGTCATTGAGAGTATGGCTGCTAAGAGTATGCAAGACATTGACAATGAAGACATGTCTGACACAGAAGACCCTGATCTAATG GCAGAACTTGAAGAGCTATCTGATGATGAATCTTCGCCACCTGTTGCCTCCACCTCCCAGCCTGCAACTAGCAGGCTAGCTCCAGCAGCGGGAATGACTAGTCAGGACCGTCCACAGGTATTAAGGGTGTCACCAAGCCCTTCCCCATCACAATCACAGGGTTTGAGTGGAGTTGATCAGTTGACGTTGGTGCAAGATCGGATTACTATGTACCAGAAAGCTCAGGAAACTGCACGTGCTGTTGGTGATGACTTAAAACAAAGACGTTTGGACCGTGGTCTAAAG GCGCTGACAGATATTCTTCGTAAAGTAAAGGCTGGCAAGACAGTTAGTGAAGAGGAAATTCCCCCACCAGTTGCTATCACTGCTGGCGGTGGCAGTAACACACCCTCCCCAGCAGCATCCACTCCTAGCCCCACACACCCTGGAGCAA GTGAACCAAAGCCTTCCTCTGGTCATCCTGCTAGGCCTGCTGTTCAGGATGTATCTGGCTGCTCACATATAGAAACCAGTTCTTCATCCATCAGTG ATAATAAAACTCGTGAGGTTTTAGAGTCTCGAAGAGACCAGTATCGACATGCAGCACTGGCTGCCAAGAAAGCTGGCGACCTAGTTACAGcaacaaaatatgttaaaactGCCAAG CAATTTGACATGGTCATGGAAGCGCTTGACCAAGGGAAACCAGTGGACTTGTCTAGCATGCCACCGCCACCTCCttctctttgtgcatcag GAACATCCCCTGCACTAGAGGTCAGAGTTCAAAGGTCTGCTGTTCAAGGGACAGGAGAAAAGGACAGCACAGCCTCAGAGGAAATAGAACTGCCAGCAGAACCTACTGAAGAGG AGTCCAAACGCCTGTTTCAAGCTCCAGATGCTCCGAAGACAGTCATAGAGGCCTTGGTGCAACGTCTAGAGAAGTACAGAAGTGCTGAGGACAGTGCTAAGACTGCTGGGGACAGTGGCAAGGCACGCAGGATGGGACGCATTGTCAAG CAATATGAAGATGCTATAAAAGCACATAAGGCTGGTCGTGCTGTTGACTTTGACGAGCTACCCACGCCTCCAG GATTTGGTCCAATCCCTAAAGACTTGGGGCCTTCTCCTTCCAAGCGTGAAACCCCTCCTTCTGTTGCTGCACCAGCAGCAGGTGCAAAAACTCTACCAGCTCCTCCTCGGCCAGCTCCAAAGCCTCCTATCGATGCTGGAAAGCAGGTGCCAACAGTCATACCTGCCACATCTTCTGCTTCTGGGGCATCCGCTGCTCAACCTCTATCTAGATCAGGAC CTGCTCGTAAGAGCACAAACTCGCGACAAGAACAGCAGTTGTCTTTCTTGCGAGAACGCCAAGAGGAGTTTCGCACTGCTGCTTTGcaagcaaaaagaaacaatgacatTGAACTTGCAAAACATCATATGCGCATGATGAAG GGACTAGAACCCATGATTGAAGCTCTGGAGGCAGGGTTGCCTGTTGATCTCTCCCAG GTTCCACCATCTCCCTTGGCTGATGAAGATAATGAAGACAAGTATGTTGTAGTGACAGCAGCAGACTGTACACCAACTGGTGACCGACAGGAGGTGTTTGCTCAACTGGAGCAAGACTTGCTCAGTCAGATAAGG ACATGTGCTACAAATGCCCAGCATTTTACAAAACTTGGAGATGTTCCTGCAGCATCAAA ATTTCAGAAATTGGAGCAGGGATGTCGTAAGGATCTAGATTCACTGAAAAGTGCCCTTCGTCATGGTGACCCAGTTCCTAAATTTCACTATGAGACCAGAAGTTTTTCTGTAGTTCa gtGTAACACAGATTTGGGAGATAGTGACATGGAAGTAAGCATCATCAGAGGAATTTCTTACAACCTTCCATCAG GTTTCAGTGAAAAGGATATGGATACTGCTGTCAAATACGAGTTTGCATTTCCATCTGCT GAAGAGGCTCAAACAGGACATACGCagaccattaaaaacacaatcAATCCAG AGTATGGTGAGGTCTTCAAACTTCAGATTAATCGCAAGTCACGGGGTTTTGCCAGAGTGATAGAAAGGAAAGGAATGAAGTTTGATGTCTTCATCAAGAG AGGATTCTTCAAAGGAGACAAGGTATTGGGGACTACAACTGTGAAGCTtaatattttggaaacaaaatgtaCTCTGCATGACAGTTTTGAT TTGATGGAAGGTCGTAAAACTGTTGGGGGCAAACTAGAAGTAAAAATCCGTGTCCGAGATCCTTTCAAGAGTCGACAAGTGGATGAAGTCAAAGAGAAATGGCTGGTCATTGACCAGTTTATAAAGACAACAGGATCAAAG AGTCAAATAACTCCAGCCACATCTGGG GAGCAAAAAAGTAAATT AGAGGGCACAATGTGTATGGAGGTGTTACGATATGAAGGTCAGATGCTTGATAAACAG ATTTCTTATCTAAAAGACAGTCTGAGTGCCATCCAGATACAAACTTTACGACACAAAAGAGTGCTTTTAGAGGAAAAGCTGGAACTACAGCAGAAACACCTCAGGGAAGGGGGAAAAGCTGCTTTTTCAG AGTACATAGCTGTTGTGGAGAAAGAGGCAGCAGCGTTTGA